A genomic stretch from Thermonema lapsum includes:
- a CDS encoding S8 family peptidase, producing MLGLSLLLAASAQAQSAYPPMKAAVQIKQDEPPRNWFNLDNAQDNVKGMSVERAYAELLKGKKGRTVIVAVIDSGVDIEHEDLQGHIWTNEDEIPGNGIDDDKNGYIDDVHGWNFIGGKNGENVHQDTYELTRLYAAYSKRFKDIDPATLKGKDKKDYDDYLKIKQAYKEAYAEAEEGYRRFMSIYEPFSEACKRLKKRLKVAELTPEVLNQLEEGELSEEKGVYLYITQIRGLSEEDLEEYKDYFESRVKYGYNADFDPRAIVGDNPEDINDRYYGNNDVKGPDATHGTHVAGIIAAVRGNGIGMDGVADNVLIMPVRVVPDGDERDKDVALGIRYAVDNGAHIINMSFGKAYSPHKEWVDEAIRYAESKGVLLVHAAGNDGKNTDVEPNFPSKFFGNERNEKQQAQAWLEVGASSWSNDTKQFVASFSNYGNKTVDVFAPGVAIYSTVPNNEYKSLQGTSMASPAAAGVAALIMSYYPELTAQQVKDIIMQSVVKYEGVEVNKPGSLDEMIPFDKLCISDGIVNAYKAIQLAEEMSRGKSKKKSKKKK from the coding sequence ATGCTTGGGCTAAGTTTGTTGCTGGCAGCCTCTGCCCAAGCACAATCGGCGTATCCGCCTATGAAAGCAGCGGTTCAGATAAAGCAAGATGAGCCTCCCAGAAACTGGTTTAACTTAGATAATGCTCAAGACAATGTGAAGGGGATGAGTGTAGAGCGCGCTTATGCCGAGCTGTTAAAAGGAAAGAAAGGACGTACGGTCATTGTTGCGGTTATCGACTCGGGTGTGGACATAGAGCATGAAGACTTGCAAGGGCACATATGGACCAACGAAGATGAAATCCCCGGTAATGGCATCGACGACGATAAAAATGGTTATATAGACGATGTGCACGGCTGGAATTTCATTGGTGGCAAAAACGGTGAAAACGTGCACCAAGATACTTATGAGCTTACCCGCCTGTATGCTGCTTATAGCAAGCGTTTTAAAGATATTGACCCCGCCACATTAAAGGGGAAAGACAAAAAAGATTACGACGATTATTTAAAAATAAAGCAAGCCTATAAGGAAGCCTATGCAGAGGCAGAGGAGGGATATCGCCGTTTTATGAGTATTTATGAGCCTTTTAGCGAAGCTTGTAAAAGACTGAAGAAGCGTCTGAAAGTAGCAGAGTTGACCCCTGAGGTGCTCAATCAGCTTGAAGAAGGAGAGCTCTCCGAAGAAAAGGGAGTGTATTTGTATATAACCCAGATTCGTGGGCTTTCAGAAGAGGATTTGGAAGAGTATAAAGACTATTTCGAAAGCCGCGTAAAGTATGGGTATAATGCTGATTTCGACCCCCGCGCCATCGTAGGCGATAACCCCGAAGACATCAACGACCGCTATTACGGCAACAACGATGTGAAAGGTCCTGATGCCACCCACGGCACGCATGTGGCGGGCATCATAGCCGCAGTGCGTGGAAACGGTATTGGCATGGATGGCGTGGCTGACAATGTGCTGATTATGCCTGTGCGGGTAGTACCCGACGGCGATGAGCGCGACAAAGACGTAGCCCTTGGCATCCGTTATGCTGTGGACAACGGCGCTCATATTATCAATATGAGCTTTGGTAAAGCCTACTCGCCTCACAAAGAGTGGGTCGATGAAGCCATTCGTTATGCCGAATCTAAAGGTGTTTTATTGGTACATGCCGCTGGTAACGACGGGAAAAATACAGACGTAGAACCCAATTTTCCCAGCAAATTTTTCGGCAATGAGCGCAACGAAAAACAGCAGGCCCAAGCATGGTTGGAAGTAGGGGCTTCTTCGTGGTCCAATGACACCAAACAGTTTGTAGCTTCTTTCTCTAACTATGGCAACAAAACTGTAGATGTGTTTGCCCCGGGTGTAGCCATCTATTCGACCGTGCCCAATAACGAATACAAGAGCCTGCAGGGAACCAGTATGGCATCGCCGGCAGCGGCAGGAGTCGCTGCGCTCATCATGTCGTACTATCCGGAGCTGACAGCCCAACAGGTGAAAGACATCATCATGCAGTCGGTGGTGAAGTATGAAGGGGTAGAGGTGAACAAACCCGGAAGCCTCGATGAAATGATTCCTTTCGATAAACTTTGTATATCAGATGGTATTGTAAATGCCTATAAGGCAATACAGCTGGCAGAAGAAATGAGTCGGGGTAAGAGTAAAAAGAAAAGTAAGAAGAAGAAATAA